TTTCAACGCTCCCCCACTGACCGTCACCGCACCGACGCGCCAAGTATCATCGGGAGTCGCCTCGCGAAACACCGGCACCAGTGCCCAAATGCTTGCCACCAACAACAGCAACGACACCACGACGGCGATGATCGGAAACGCCACCCGTTTCGCGTTCTGTTTGATTGCCGATCCGAGAAACAAACCGAAGGCAGGAATAAACAGCAGTGATGCCGCATAAACCATGACCGTCGACGGCAGCTGTGCGGCTCCTTCTGCGACGCTCACCTCTATTCCGCGTATCTGGTACTCCCCCAACGGCAAAATGACAGGCCCGGGGCCTGTGTCCCAGCCTTTCCAAAATCGAGCACTTCCGACGATTGCGACGAACACCCCCAACACCGGCCAGCCCCACCGAGAAATGTGATCGGCGAACGTGTTGCCGGATGATTCGCGGGGACGCCAAATCGCTTTCCACAGACCACCGACGAAGACCAACACGCCTCCGATCGCCAACATGGTCGCCCAACTCGCGGGCTTTCCGGTCGCCAACAAACGCAACCCATCGTCATACGCTTGCCCGAATCCCAACGTTTGATCGTCGGTCAACCAACGGGAAAACCCGCGGTAGAACAGCAACCCGCAAAGCGTGACCACAAACGGCTGCAGATCCAATCGCGTGATCAGTATTCCGTGCAACAGTCCGATCAGAGCTGAGCATCCCATCACGATCGCGATGGCAGCGATCGGTGAAAAGCCATGCTCAATGACCAACATCGGCAACAAACACGCCACCAGTCCCACGACCGATCCGATCGACAGATCGATCCCGCCGGTAATGATGACGAACGACACGCCAATCGACAAAATCCCAAACAAAGCACTCCAGCGCGTGATGTTGTACAAGTTGCCTTGGCCAACGAAGCTATCGTTCAGGATTGTGGTGAACAGACAAACGAAGATTAGCAATCCAAAGATGCCCAATACCTTATTCATTCATCTCTCCATCGATGATACCCGTTGCCAAATTCATGATGCGTTCTTCGGTAATTTCGTCGCCTGATAATTCGCCAGTCAATCGCCCTTCGTGCATGACCAAGGTGCGGTCACTGAGTGCGATGACTTCTTCCATTTCACTTGAAACGAACAGTACGGCCAGCCCGTCCGCGGCGAGTGACTCCATCAACCGATAAATTTCTTCTTTCGCGCCGATATCGATCCCACGTGTCGGTTCGTCCAACATCAGGACCTTCGGTTTCATCGCCAACCATTTGCCGAGCACAACTTTTTGCTGGTTGCCACCGGAGAGATAACGTACGACCTGCTGGGCCGACGGGGTCTTGATGGAGAGTTTCGAAATCGCGGTGTTCGTATCGGCGTCTTCTGCCGCAAAGTTCACCCACAGGCCGCCACGCGATTTCTCTTTCACGCTGGCCAACGACACGTTCGGCTTGACCGCAAAGTCGATCACCAACCCTTGGGTTTTACGATCTTCGGGGACAAGCCCTAGCCCATGGGCAATCGCTTCGGTCGGCGAAGAGATATCGACAGATTGTCCCCCGATTCGCATCTCGCCACCTAACGCCTCGGTCACTCCGAAGAGACACCTCAACAGCTCGCTGCGTCCGGCACCGACCAGCCCCGCGATTCCGACAATTTCCCCCGGACGAATTTCGAAGCTGACCGTTTGCCGCGGATGCTCGGGCACGACCAGGTCTTTGACGGCCAAAACCGGAGCCGACTCTCGAACGTCGTTTCGTTTCGTTCGGCAATAGAAGCGAGAGACATCGCGGCCGACCATCCGGCTGACCATGGCATCATGGTTGATTTCATGCTTTTGCAAATCGCCGGCGTTTTCGCCGTCACGCATCACCGCCACACGGTCCGCCAGGCGTTCGACTTCGGCTAACCGATGAGAGATATAGATCACGCTGACACCGGAATCACGCAACGATTCAACGACTTCAAATAAGGCTTCGGCTTCTCGCTGCGAAAGACTGCTGGTCGGTTCGTCCATGATCAGCACCCGAGCATCGATCGACAACGCCTTGGCAATTTCAACCAATTGCTGCCGCCCAATCGTCAACTCGCCAAGCAGTGTTAGCGGCGAAACCTCCAAACCGACCGACTGTAAATGTCGTTTTGCCTCGTGATAAATCGTCGAGCGATCGATCAAGCCAAACCGAGTCGGTTCGCGACCTAAAAAGATGTTTGCGCCGATCGACAGGTTTTCTGCCAAATTCAGCTCTTGGTGAATCAGGGCGATCCGATGCTCGATCGCATCAGCTACCCCGGAAAACTGCACCGCCTGGCCGTCGACGAACAGTTCACCGCTGTCAGCCGACTGAACGCCGGCAAGGATTTTCATCAGCGTGCTCTTGCCGGCACCGTTCTCGCCGACGATCGCGAGCACCTCGCCGTGTCCGAGCGTCAAGTCGACTTCGTGCAACGCCCGCACGCCAGGAAACCGTTTGCAAAGCGATCGCACTTCCAATAGCGGTGCGCGATCATGTGAGTCATTCGAAGTTGTTCTCACGTCGCGAATGCCTCGTCAATCTTTGACTTTCGGGTAGGCCTAGTGTCGTCAGTCACGGTTTCCCTTTGGTAACCGAGGCAAACGCCCGACGGCTGTGATGTCGAACCCGGTGATTCATTGCCGGTAACTCGCTAACGGCAGCAGGACGCGCGTGAAAATGGACATTCGTGGAAACAGGCGTTCGGGGCTATTGTTCGGTCGCGTCGGTATCGCCGGTCAGCACTTTAAGTTCATCCCAAAACTCTTTGACGTTGTCCTTGCGAATTGCCCGCGCGGGAATGTCTAAGAATCCACCTTCGGGCAATGCCGACTCGTCACCGGCGGCAAGTTTGGAAAGAATTTCGACAGACTTGTATCCGTACTCGTATGGATTCTGAACAACCGTCCCGTAGCAGTGCCCGTCAATGATTGCCTGCAACGTGCGATCATCCTCGTCAAAACCGACGACCTGAATCTCACCCAACTTCCCGGCACCGCTGATCGCTTCGAGGATGTTGGGCGGGTTGTAGGCAAACAAGCCAACCATACAACCGAGGTTGGGATGTTTGACGATCGCGTCTTCCGCCACGCCCTTTGCTTTGGCAAAATCGAAGTCATCGGTACGCGTATCCAAGATGGTGTATTTGTCACCCTTGAGTACTTCGTCAGCCGGATCAAAATCACGTGTGGGATCGTTCGACCGATCGAGAAGTTCATCGATGATCCCCTGGCGACGTTGATCGGCATTCAGTTGCCCCAGTCGTCCGACGAAGATCATGACTTCACCGCCGTCGGGCAGCGCTTCTTTGACAAGTTTGCCGCACATTCGACCGGCGTCGTAGTTGCTCATCCCAATGTAAGCCAGGCGATTGGAATCCGGTGCGTCAGAATCTTGTGTGATCAAGTTCGTCGCCTCGGCAACATCGTTAAGAATCCCTGTTTGGTTTCCCGGGTCGATGGGGCTGACCGCGACCCCGTCGACACCGAGCGAAATCAGCTCTTCGAGCGTCCGCTTTTGGTCAGCCGCTCCGTCGGGCATCAATACCGAACATTCGACGCCAAGTTCTTCGGCGGCATCGTTGCATCCGGCTTCGGCGATCACCCAAAACGAAGCGATTCCGTTGGTCACATAAGCAACCTTGATGTCCTCGCCTTCGGCGGTCTTGATCGCATTGGGCGAGGCTTTCTCCGCCGCACGCGATTCGGACTCAGGCTCAACCTTTTCGATTTTGCAGCCCACCATCATCACTGCGAGGCAAACGACCACGGTGGCTTGCCAAGCGATGCGGCGGCAACGCGAGAGGGAGAACATGCGGAGGCGATGGTTCATGACGCACGGTGGTTGGTGAGGGAAGGTAAACCGGATTTAGAAGTGACCTAAACCCACGAGCCGTCCGCGTTCGCGTCGGGCCTGCATCGCAAAGACGCGGGGCTCGCGACGATCATCGTCGGCTGGTTAGGCGGCAGACATCGGTTGCCGGATCGGCTCTAAGGCCCGTTTAATGTGACCTGAAGCGACCAAGCAGTGTAAGTCCGGTCTCACTGTGTCGCAAGCGACACCCCCGCGACGGCAGCCCATCTGGCCGAATGATCGTTACATGCTGTAGGGACGGAGAACAGAATCGGCAAACTCGCCGTCGATTTCGCAACCGGGTAATGCGTTCAGGTCTGGCCAGACGATACCGACACCCTAACGAGAGATACCGTCCGCCAGCGAAAGAGGAAGTCGTCGCGCCGGTTCATTCGTCTACGCCGACCAATCGAGAGACCCGACCGTGAGTTCTAACATCCCTATGAGCAGCCATCCGATGGGAAGCCACCCTATCGCTACGGCGACTCAAACGGTCCAACGCCAAGCTCGCCGTCAATCAGAACCGGCCGAACCGACGCACCTTAGCGAACTTGATCAATCCGAAGCATTCGAGACACTCACACGGTTGATCAGCGAGACCGCTCATGACCTTCGTGCACCGTTGACAACGATACGCGAAGCCGTCCGACTGGTCCGCGACGGAGACCTCGGTCGCCTTTCTAAGAGCCAGCAGGAGTGTTTGACTGCGGCAATCGATCAGTGCAACTGTGCCGGCCAAATGGTCGAAGAGATGGTGCAGTCACGACGGTTTGAAACCGGCTTCGGCAACGTTCGCCGGACTTGGGTTTCGATCGACGAGATTCGCGAACAGGTGGAATCAACGCTGCAGCCATGGGCGTTACCTCGCAACATTAACTTGCTGTGGGACGGTCCCTTTGGCGAAGACGTTCTGATCTATGCCGATCCGGCACTGCTGCGACGCTTGCTGGTCAACTTGGCCAATAATGCAATCCGAGTCACGTCGCCGCAACAGGCGGTGATGATTCGTGCCCAGCGTCACTTCAATTCCCAGATGATGAATTGGTCGGTGGTCGATCAAGGTCGCGGGATCACTCCGCATGATTTGGAGTTGATCTCCGCGGGCAAGGCGCCCACGCAAAGTATCGGTGGGCTGGGTCTATTGATCAGTCGGCAACTCGCTGCCGCCCATTTCTCCAAACTCCGAATTGAGTCACGAGTCGGTACGGGCACGGCGACCAGTTTTCATACACCGATGGGAGGCCCCGCCGGAGTCGTCGCCAATTTCGCACTGTGGCGAACACAACTGGCTCAACCCAAATCGGTCAGTGCGGCCGAACCCGATGAAATGGTCTACGAAGTCGCTCCGATTCAGCCTCAGACATCAAACCGCGGATCTAAACGTACGTCACGCCCCGAGTCGATCGCCGCCCCTCGTCGAGTCAGAATCGACGTGCCCTCCCAGGCGGTCGACCTCGGCGTTGCGAATGTTGCACCGATTTTCCCGCACCATCTTTATCTGACGAGCATCGAAGTCGGAGCTGCCGTCGCGAACACAGCGATTAGCGACTTCGATTATCTATTGCAACGGTCGATGCGAGTCACCGAAATGGCGTATCGTACCAGCCAACGAAGTTGGGTGATCGCATTCGATGCCGATTCAACGACCGGCCCATCACGGCGCCATGAAATCGAACGGACGGTTCAGATGGAACTCGAAAGTCTTCGCATTCGCTGGGGCAACGAGAGCGTCATCGGTAGCGTCCTCAG
The window above is part of the Roseiconus lacunae genome. Proteins encoded here:
- a CDS encoding sugar ABC transporter ATP-binding protein: MRTTSNDSHDRAPLLEVRSLCKRFPGVRALHEVDLTLGHGEVLAIVGENGAGKSTLMKILAGVQSADSGELFVDGQAVQFSGVADAIEHRIALIHQELNLAENLSIGANIFLGREPTRFGLIDRSTIYHEAKRHLQSVGLEVSPLTLLGELTIGRQQLVEIAKALSIDARVLIMDEPTSSLSQREAEALFEVVESLRDSGVSVIYISHRLAEVERLADRVAVMRDGENAGDLQKHEINHDAMVSRMVGRDVSRFYCRTKRNDVRESAPVLAVKDLVVPEHPRQTVSFEIRPGEIVGIAGLVGAGRSELLRCLFGVTEALGGEMRIGGQSVDISSPTEAIAHGLGLVPEDRKTQGLVIDFAVKPNVSLASVKEKSRGGLWVNFAAEDADTNTAISKLSIKTPSAQQVVRYLSGGNQQKVVLGKWLAMKPKVLMLDEPTRGIDIGAKEEIYRLMESLAADGLAVLFVSSEMEEVIALSDRTLVMHEGRLTGELSGDEITEERIMNLATGIIDGEMNE
- a CDS encoding ABC transporter permease subunit, with the protein product MNKVLGIFGLLIFVCLFTTILNDSFVGQGNLYNITRWSALFGILSIGVSFVIITGGIDLSIGSVVGLVACLLPMLVIEHGFSPIAAIAIVMGCSALIGLLHGILITRLDLQPFVVTLCGLLFYRGFSRWLTDDQTLGFGQAYDDGLRLLATGKPASWATMLAIGGVLVFVGGLWKAIWRPRESSGNTFADHISRWGWPVLGVFVAIVGSARFWKGWDTGPGPVILPLGEYQIRGIEVSVAEGAAQLPSTVMVYAASLLFIPAFGLFLGSAIKQNAKRVAFPIIAVVVSLLLLVASIWALVPVFREATPDDTWRVGAVTVSGGALKTGVMLIEFLIVAFAIVAVGWLYQAGRTASVVSKAVSLPMMVFGVLALLGQTDLVATMVPMPMLLLIGLAVTASIFLNRTVYGRYLLALGSNEEAARYSGINTKRMVVLSYVLCSMAAGLGGILFALDINSVQPSGFGNFYELYAIAAAVLGGCSLRGGEGNILGVVIGAAVMRVLYNAINILGISTKLEFAIIGIVILAGVIVDVVVKRMIAKRALVAAESARLASAEPANG
- a CDS encoding sensor histidine kinase; translated protein: MSSNIPMSSHPMGSHPIATATQTVQRQARRQSEPAEPTHLSELDQSEAFETLTRLISETAHDLRAPLTTIREAVRLVRDGDLGRLSKSQQECLTAAIDQCNCAGQMVEEMVQSRRFETGFGNVRRTWVSIDEIREQVESTLQPWALPRNINLLWDGPFGEDVLIYADPALLRRLLVNLANNAIRVTSPQQAVMIRAQRHFNSQMMNWSVVDQGRGITPHDLELISAGKAPTQSIGGLGLLISRQLAAAHFSKLRIESRVGTGTATSFHTPMGGPAGVVANFALWRTQLAQPKSVSAAEPDEMVYEVAPIQPQTSNRGSKRTSRPESIAAPRRVRIDVPSQAVDLGVANVAPIFPHHLYLTSIEVGAAVANTAISDFDYLLQRSMRVTEMAYRTSQRSWVIAFDADSTTGPSRRHEIERTVQMELESLRIRWGNESVIGSVLSEEFATKLSSMMTDMIVRQSLFHAQQSFSDPNTDFDGRPVEIESTIPASRLDRELSNLRGRWQ
- a CDS encoding sugar-binding protein, encoding MNHRLRMFSLSRCRRIAWQATVVVCLAVMMVGCKIEKVEPESESRAAEKASPNAIKTAEGEDIKVAYVTNGIASFWVIAEAGCNDAAEELGVECSVLMPDGAADQKRTLEELISLGVDGVAVSPIDPGNQTGILNDVAEATNLITQDSDAPDSNRLAYIGMSNYDAGRMCGKLVKEALPDGGEVMIFVGRLGQLNADQRRQGIIDELLDRSNDPTRDFDPADEVLKGDKYTILDTRTDDFDFAKAKGVAEDAIVKHPNLGCMVGLFAYNPPNILEAISGAGKLGEIQVVGFDEDDRTLQAIIDGHCYGTVVQNPYEYGYKSVEILSKLAAGDESALPEGGFLDIPARAIRKDNVKEFWDELKVLTGDTDATEQ